CTTTCGATATATTCAGCTAAGATATCAGCGGTATTATCTGTAGAACCATCATCAACAACAATACATTCCCAATTTTTATAGGTTTGCATCAAAATGCTGTCAAGGGTTTCACTTATCAAATGAGCCCTATTATATGTTGGGATTATTATGGAGATTAATTCTGACATCAAATTAATTATTTACTAATTTTTAATTGAATACTTTTCAAATCAGAACTAATCTGGTAGTTATATAAATAATCCTGATAATAAATTACCAAAACTTTTAAAAGCATATCATTAATTTGTTTTAAGGAATAATATTCCTGAGTTTTAATACGAAGAAGTTTCTTTATTTTGTATCTCAACGTCAATTGATAAGGATCTTCCTGAAAAATAATATTAATAATTTTGGAATTAGTTTTTGGCAAAACAATATCCAGGAAATTTTCAACCACATGTTTTTTATTCAATAAAACAACCGATTCCTTATTTGAATTTAAAAGCTGAAACTCTTTTTCAGCAATTAATTTTCCCCAATTTTCATTGTTAGGTTTTTCGATGTGATTATTTTGATTAAACCTTAGTTTTTGTTTGTTAAGATTAAACACATTTGACAATCTAGGTTCACTTGATAATTTATTATTATCAAAAGTCTCAAAAGTTTTATGCCATTGGTGTAAGAGTAAAATTTCAATATCATAAAACCTTGAAGAAAAACCAGCTTCTTGAAGTCTTAAATGCACATCTTCATCCTCTGCTCCCCAAAAATGAAAAAACTCATCAAATCCTCCAACCATCAATAATGAATCTAATTTGAATAATGATAAGCCTTGCCCTTCCGGTATACTTTTAGATGCGATAGCATAATTATCAAATTCTTTAATCTCAATACTTTCATGTTTATCTAAATAACCAACCTGGAAATAAACATTATCTTTTTTATTTTTCAATTCAAAGAGAACATCTACGAATCTTTTATTAAAAATAATATCTATATCTGCAATAAAAACATATTCTGTTTTTACAAATTTTAATCCGATATTAATCGCTTTAGCACGAGACCAAGGTTGATTATTATGAAAAGAATAAATATAATTTACAAATTCATATTGCTTCAACAATTCTTTAACCGAAGCTGCTATTTCAAAATCAGACCCATAATCAACAAAAACCACATCAAAATCCTTATTCGATTGATTAACCAAAGAATCTAAAGATCTTTTGATTCTTTGTAATTCTCTGTTTTTAAAAGGATATACTATAGTTATCATTAATTAAAAAAAAATTAAAATTTTATTTATTATCATTAGCTTTTGCTAAGACAAATTATATGTATTCATCTAAAGATTTTCACGAATTATATTACAAACGCATTTCTTAAATACATAATAATTAGTTCTCTATACGAAAAGCGATTTCAATTTAAACCTGATATTATATCTTGGAAAGGCAATTATACTTTTAAAAAAGAAATAATATTTAACACAAAATTGATTCTTTGTTTTAGCTCTTTCAAATCTTGAATAATAATAATTGGACTTAAGTTTTTTAATTTGCAATGTT
This genomic window from Flavobacterium sp. 9 contains:
- a CDS encoding glycosyltransferase family 2 protein codes for the protein MITIVYPFKNRELQRIKRSLDSLVNQSNKDFDVVFVDYGSDFEIAASVKELLKQYEFVNYIYSFHNNQPWSRAKAINIGLKFVKTEYVFIADIDIIFNKRFVDVLFELKNKKDNVYFQVGYLDKHESIEIKEFDNYAIASKSIPEGQGLSLFKLDSLLMVGGFDEFFHFWGAEDEDVHLRLQEAGFSSRFYDIEILLLHQWHKTFETFDNNKLSSEPRLSNVFNLNKQKLRFNQNNHIEKPNNENWGKLIAEKEFQLLNSNKESVVLLNKKHVVENFLDIVLPKTNSKIINIIFQEDPYQLTLRYKIKKLLRIKTQEYYSLKQINDMLLKVLVIYYQDYLYNYQISSDLKSIQLKISK